The Cololabis saira isolate AMF1-May2022 chromosome 20, fColSai1.1, whole genome shotgun sequence genome includes a window with the following:
- the hacd4 gene encoding very-long-chain (3R)-3-hydroxyacyl-CoA dehydratase 4 isoform X1, whose amino-acid sequence MLSFRLAYIFCYNLLQFCGHSWILANTIARFLMFGKDALADTFYSVGFVMSLCQLLSILELFHIADGIEKARLLPRFFQVVEKNVLLMVVIVLEELQSKPVVCVQLFLWNVLDLLRYPHELLCVLDQPSVAMLWSRYSLWIPVYIISAASEGVSVSLRGHRVPGRGFRPPGSVPRHLRPCGPEVLLARPPPRSLCHRLAAAEGETPPSGQMEQEEEEEVTATERRHLSLLEKRHEDNSTSL is encoded by the exons AT GCTCAGCTTCAGGCTCGCCTACATCTTCTGCTATAACCTGCTGCAGTTCTGCGGCCACTCGTGGATCCTGGCCAACACCATCGCCAGGTTCCTCATGTTCGGGAAAG ACGCTTTGGCCGACACCTTCTACTCGGTGGGCTTCGTCATGAGTCTGTGTCAGCTGCTCTCCATCCTGGAGCTTTTCCACATCGCTGATGGGATTGAGAAGGCCAGGCTCCTCCCTCGCTTCTTCCAG GTTGTAGAGAAGAATGTTCTGCTGATGGTGGTCATCGTGCTGGAGGAGCTCCAAAGTAAACCCGTGGTATGCGTGCAGCTCTTCCTGTGGAACGTTCTGGATCTGTTACG GTACCCTCATGAGCTGCTCTGTGTTCTGGATCAACCCTCCGTTGCCATGTTGTGGAGCCGCTACTCCCTCTGGATCCCTGTGTACATCATCTCAGCCGCCAGTGAAG GGGTTTCTGTCTCCCTCAGGGGCCACCGTGTACCGGGCCGCGGATTCCGCCCCCCCGGCAGCGTCCCACGTCATCTCCGTCCCTGCGGTCCTGAGGTTCTACTTGCTCGTCCTCCCCCTCG GAGCCTCTGTCACCGTCTGGCAGCTGCTGAAGGAGAGACGCCACCATCTGGACAAATGgaacaagaggaagaagaggaagtgaCAGCGACAGAGCGCCGACATCTGAGTCTCCTGGAAAAAAGACACGAGGACAACTCCACAAGCCTTTAA
- the hacd4 gene encoding very-long-chain (3R)-3-hydroxyacyl-CoA dehydratase 4 isoform X2: MLSFRLAYIFCYNLLQFCGHSWILANTIARFLMFGKDALADTFYSVGFVMSLCQLLSILELFHIADGIEKARLLPRFFQVVEKNVLLMVVIVLEELQSKPVVCVQLFLWNVLDLLRYPHELLCVLDQPSVAMLWSRYSLWIPVYIISAASEGATVYRAADSAPPAASHVISVPAVLRFYLLVLPLGASVTVWQLLKERRHHLDKWNKRKKRK, from the exons AT GCTCAGCTTCAGGCTCGCCTACATCTTCTGCTATAACCTGCTGCAGTTCTGCGGCCACTCGTGGATCCTGGCCAACACCATCGCCAGGTTCCTCATGTTCGGGAAAG ACGCTTTGGCCGACACCTTCTACTCGGTGGGCTTCGTCATGAGTCTGTGTCAGCTGCTCTCCATCCTGGAGCTTTTCCACATCGCTGATGGGATTGAGAAGGCCAGGCTCCTCCCTCGCTTCTTCCAG GTTGTAGAGAAGAATGTTCTGCTGATGGTGGTCATCGTGCTGGAGGAGCTCCAAAGTAAACCCGTGGTATGCGTGCAGCTCTTCCTGTGGAACGTTCTGGATCTGTTACG GTACCCTCATGAGCTGCTCTGTGTTCTGGATCAACCCTCCGTTGCCATGTTGTGGAGCCGCTACTCCCTCTGGATCCCTGTGTACATCATCTCAGCCGCCAGTGAAG GGGCCACCGTGTACCGGGCCGCGGATTCCGCCCCCCCGGCAGCGTCCCACGTCATCTCCGTCCCTGCGGTCCTGAGGTTCTACTTGCTCGTCCTCCCCCTCG GAGCCTCTGTCACCGTCTGGCAGCTGCTGAAGGAGAGACGCCACCATCTGGACAAATGgaacaagaggaagaagaggaagtga